Below is a window of Chryseobacterium arthrosphaerae DNA.
GATAATATGGTAACGATTTCTTTTTTGTTGGCATCAGGCATACAGCTTCCAAGAGGAGAATTGAAATTGGGAATTAAAAGACACAGGTCGATTTTAGGAATCAGTTTTTTCAAAGCTTCAATTTCTATTCCTGTAGTAGGATGGGTAGGAAGCTCCAGAACCTTTAATCCTAATCCGTTAGCCAGCTGCAGGATTCCGGGATAGCATGGACTTTCTATAGCAATGGTATCGCCTGGCTTTCCCAGTGCCATTAGGCAGAAAGACAGTGCGTTCATTCCTCCGTTGGTAGTAACCAAATCCTGCTCTTTGAGATTTCCTCCCCATTGAAGAGAGCGTACGGCGATCATCCTTCTGAGCTTGAGATTGCCCTGAAGCTCTTCATATTCAGTTCCACCTTCTTTCAGCTCCCGGATGGCGTTCACGATTTCTTTTTTGAGTTTGGCCTGGGGAAGCAGATCCCCGGAGGGAATTCCGATTGAAAAAAAAGTGAGATCCTTCTTTCCCATATTTTCATATACTTTACTGATCAGCTCATCCGGCTCGTCGTTATTGGCAATCAGAGATGGGCGGCTTACCTCCGGCAAAGGCAGCTTTACAGACATCAGCTTGCTCACGAAATACCCTGACTGGGGTTTAGACTCTACTAAAGACAGGGATTCCAGTTCCAGGAAGACCCGTTTGGCTGTATTCATACTTACCTGGTGTTCCTGGCATAGCATTCTTACGGAGGGGAGCTTGTCGCCGGCCTTCAAAACGCCGTTTCTGATCTGGTCTGCAATTCCGTCTGCAATTTCGGTATATAAAAATTCTTTACTCATAAAATTAAACTGTGCTCATGCAAATATACAAAACTGATACTGTGTTTATTTGTTTTTCCTTTCTAATTTTGAACCATTCAATTAAAGCTTAAAAAATGATAACAGATACAATTTCAAAAGATCAGGCTGTCAATGGCTGGATCAACGGATTCATAGGAGTGCTGCTTTTTAGCGGTTCTATGCCGGCTACCAAGCTGGCAGTGATGGAAATGGATCCTCTGTTTGTAACGATTGCCCGTGCAGTGATTGCCGGTGTGCTTGCATTATCCGTTTTGCTGATCTACAAAGAGAAACGTCCTGCCAAAAACCAGCTGTTTTCACTGATATTGGTATCGATAGGCTGTGTCATAGGATTTCCGTTGCTGTCTTCTATCGCTTTGCAGTACCTTACTTCGGCTCATTCTATAGTATTTCTTGGAATGCTTCCTTTAGCTACTGCCATTTTCGGAGTATTCAGGGGAGGTGAAAGGCCTCATCCTATATTTTGGTTCTTTTCGGTGATCGGCAGTCTTCTGGTGATCGGGTATGCATTTTCACAGGGAATTTCTGCATCTCCTGTAGGGGATCTTCTGATGCTTCTGGCAGTTATATTATGCGGAATGGGCTATGCAGAAGGGGCCAAGCTTTCTAAAACACTGGGCGGATGGCAGGTGATTTCATGGGCACTTGTGATTTCCCTGCCTGTAATGCTGCTGTTATTATTGGTAAGTTTTCCCGGAAATCTGGAAACCGTAAGTTTTAAAGGATGGTTCGGGTTAGGATATATTTCTTTATTCAGTATGTTTATCGGGTTTATATTCTGGTACAAAGGGCTGGCGCAGGGCGGAATCACTTCCGTAGGGCAGCTTCAGCTGCTTCAGCCGTTCTTTGGATTGGCATTGGCTGCATATCTTCTGCATGAGCAGGTAAGCATAGGAATGCTGGCTGTGACGGTAGGGGTTATATTATGTGTGGCAGGGACAAAGAAGTTTGCGAAATAATTAAAAATAAAGCATTATGACTCAAGTCATAAGCAGGTAGTCTGATAATGGACTACTTTTGATGAATCACACCACAAAATATACGATTATGAAATTCATCATCTCAGCTGCAATTCTAGGACTCGTAGTCCTGAGTTGTAAAAAAGAAAGAACAGAAAGGACCGTCATTACAGACAGTATCATCACAGATACTATGAGGACAGACACGGCCACCGCCATTACCCCGGTACCGGCACCTCTTCCGTCCGATACCATGCGTACAGACAGTACTTCTTCAGGAAAAAATAAGGATACCG
It encodes the following:
- a CDS encoding aminotransferase-like domain-containing protein codes for the protein MSKEFLYTEIADGIADQIRNGVLKAGDKLPSVRMLCQEHQVSMNTAKRVFLELESLSLVESKPQSGYFVSKLMSVKLPLPEVSRPSLIANNDEPDELISKVYENMGKKDLTFFSIGIPSGDLLPQAKLKKEIVNAIRELKEGGTEYEELQGNLKLRRMIAVRSLQWGGNLKEQDLVTTNGGMNALSFCLMALGKPGDTIAIESPCYPGILQLANGLGLKVLELPTHPTTGIEIEALKKLIPKIDLCLLIPNFNSPLGSCMPDANKKEIVTILSENNIPLIEDDVYGDLYFGSSRPKCCKSFDKDGNVLYCSSISKTLAPGYRVGWIAPGKYKDKIMKLKLLHSTSSISIVNEAVANFLKSGKYEKHLQQLRKTLQSNYQNYVQTIAESFPPGTKTSRPQGGLSLWVEFDKKIRTTELYDLAIKQNISIAPGRMFTFQKQFENCMRLCIGLPWSEETQAKLRQVGQLAGKIYRTS
- a CDS encoding DMT family transporter; this encodes MITDTISKDQAVNGWINGFIGVLLFSGSMPATKLAVMEMDPLFVTIARAVIAGVLALSVLLIYKEKRPAKNQLFSLILVSIGCVIGFPLLSSIALQYLTSAHSIVFLGMLPLATAIFGVFRGGERPHPIFWFFSVIGSLLVIGYAFSQGISASPVGDLLMLLAVILCGMGYAEGAKLSKTLGGWQVISWALVISLPVMLLLLLVSFPGNLETVSFKGWFGLGYISLFSMFIGFIFWYKGLAQGGITSVGQLQLLQPFFGLALAAYLLHEQVSIGMLAVTVGVILCVAGTKKFAK